One Paracoccus sp. TOH DNA segment encodes these proteins:
- a CDS encoding ATP-binding protein gives MTPETLGAASVAYVALMFLLAHAADRAAAAGRWRWMDRPAIYTLSLSVYCSAWTFYGAVGYATRSGLEFLTIYLGPGIVFAGAWWGLRRLVRVARLHRVTSIADLISSRFGKSAGLAALVTLIGVVAATPYIALQLQSVSMALSAFASDQHALPRNVALWVAVGLAAFAILFGTRNLAADERHHGVVMAIAVEAVVKLAAFVAVGGYVLWGIADGPGDVLARIDRMAISAGGEGWLIRPERWFALIMLSGAAVMVLPRMFHVLVVEASDEDRLRQAGWAFPAYLAAMSFLVLPIAVVGADMLPKGSNPDLYVLALPLSQGREALATLVFLGGFSSAMSMVVVSAIALSTMMANHWLVPLWLWLRQAALSEPAQAPEDLGALMLNARRLAIVAVIGAGWFYHHMSGGTSALAAMGTVAFSGMAQVLPAMIAGLLWRGATRRGAIAGILAGAGIWSGMIFLPSLGLVSQPALPADIDPFAGAVLLALSVNLLMLILVSLLDFPDPTERMQALSFVHAIAPDAAPKKAAPAVQAEALLTLAGRIWGGETALEMFRRAADDQGKTGYLPDLTPRLLADFERRLAGTVGAATASALMTRVGGRGGVTVADLMAVAGEASRAREDNRRLESTSAELARTAAMLQESNEKLTALSAQKDAFLGQISHELRTPMTSIRAFSEILMEPDLPAEDRARFAGIIHDEAGRMTRLLDDLLDISVLEAGKARLKPEVFNLHDLIERALVSAGASAGGRDFAIRRNAIAEHLPVITDPDRLLQVLINVIANARKYCDSETPVIRIETRRTPEGGTEIDIGDNGSGIGAENRALIFEKFARLNDPARAGGAGLGLAICKEIMEFLDGSIAYLPGQGGACFRIALPPRPRRRADIAENARG, from the coding sequence ATGACGCCTGAAACGCTGGGCGCCGCATCGGTCGCCTATGTCGCGCTGATGTTCCTGCTGGCCCATGCCGCCGACCGCGCCGCCGCGGCCGGCCGCTGGCGCTGGATGGACCGGCCGGCGATCTACACGCTGTCGCTGTCGGTCTATTGCTCGGCCTGGACCTTCTACGGCGCGGTCGGCTACGCCACCCGCTCGGGGCTGGAATTCCTGACCATCTATCTGGGCCCCGGCATCGTCTTCGCTGGCGCCTGGTGGGGATTGCGGCGGCTGGTGCGCGTCGCCCGGCTGCATCGCGTCACCTCGATCGCCGACCTGATCTCCAGCCGCTTCGGCAAATCCGCCGGTCTGGCGGCGCTGGTCACGCTGATCGGCGTGGTGGCGGCGACACCCTATATCGCACTGCAATTGCAGTCGGTCTCGATGGCGCTTTCGGCCTTCGCCAGCGACCAGCACGCCCTGCCTCGCAACGTCGCGCTTTGGGTGGCGGTGGGGCTTGCGGCCTTCGCCATCCTGTTCGGCACCCGCAACCTCGCCGCCGACGAGCGGCACCATGGCGTCGTCATGGCCATCGCGGTCGAGGCGGTGGTCAAACTTGCCGCCTTCGTCGCCGTCGGCGGCTATGTGCTTTGGGGCATCGCCGACGGGCCCGGCGACGTGCTGGCCCGCATCGACCGCATGGCGATCTCGGCCGGGGGCGAGGGCTGGCTGATCCGCCCCGAGCGCTGGTTCGCGCTGATCATGCTGTCAGGGGCGGCGGTGATGGTGCTGCCGCGCATGTTCCACGTCCTGGTGGTCGAGGCCAGCGACGAGGACCGCCTGCGCCAGGCCGGCTGGGCCTTTCCGGCCTATCTGGCCGCCATGTCCTTCCTGGTCCTGCCCATCGCCGTGGTGGGGGCGGATATGCTGCCCAAGGGCTCGAATCCCGATCTTTACGTCCTGGCCCTGCCTTTGTCGCAGGGCCGCGAGGCGCTGGCGACGCTGGTGTTCCTGGGCGGCTTTTCCTCGGCCATGTCCATGGTCGTGGTCAGCGCCATCGCGCTTTCGACGATGATGGCCAACCACTGGCTGGTGCCGCTGTGGCTGTGGCTGCGCCAGGCGGCGCTGTCCGAGCCGGCCCAGGCGCCCGAGGATCTGGGCGCGCTGATGCTGAACGCCCGCCGCCTGGCCATCGTCGCGGTGATCGGCGCCGGTTGGTTCTATCACCACATGTCGGGCGGCACCTCGGCGCTGGCGGCGATGGGAACCGTGGCCTTTTCCGGCATGGCGCAGGTGCTGCCGGCAATGATCGCCGGGCTGCTCTGGCGCGGCGCCACCCGCCGCGGCGCCATCGCCGGCATCCTCGCCGGCGCCGGGATCTGGAGCGGGATGATCTTCCTGCCCTCGCTGGGCCTGGTTTCGCAGCCGGCCCTGCCGGCCGACATCGACCCCTTCGCCGGCGCGGTGCTGCTGGCCCTGTCGGTCAACCTGCTGATGCTGATCCTGGTCTCGCTGCTGGATTTCCCCGACCCGACCGAACGGATGCAGGCCCTGTCCTTCGTCCATGCCATCGCCCCCGATGCCGCGCCGAAAAAGGCCGCTCCGGCGGTGCAGGCCGAGGCGCTGCTGACGCTGGCCGGCCGCATCTGGGGCGGCGAAACCGCGCTGGAGATGTTCCGCCGGGCCGCCGACGACCAGGGCAAGACCGGCTATCTGCCCGATCTGACCCCGCGCCTGCTGGCGGATTTCGAGCGCCGGCTGGCCGGCACCGTCGGGGCGGCCACCGCCTCGGCGCTGATGACCCGGGTCGGCGGGCGCGGCGGGGTCACGGTCGCCGACCTGATGGCGGTGGCGGGCGAGGCCAGCCGCGCCCGCGAGGACAACCGGAGGCTTGAAAGCACCTCGGCCGAGCTGGCCCGGACCGCGGCCATGCTGCAGGAAAGCAACGAGAAACTGACCGCGCTCTCGGCGCAGAAGGACGCCTTCCTGGGCCAGATCAGTCATGAGCTGCGCACCCCCATGACCTCGATCCGGGCCTTTTCCGAGATCCTGATGGAGCCCGACCTGCCCGCCGAGGATCGCGCCCGCTTCGCCGGCATCATCCATGACGAGGCCGGCCGCATGACCCGGCTGCTGGACGATTTGCTCGACATCTCGGTGCTCGAGGCCGGCAAGGCGCGGCTCAAGCCCGAGGTCTTCAACCTGCACGACCTGATCGAACGGGCGCTCGTCTCGGCCGGCGCCAGCGCCGGTGGGCGGGATTTCGCGATTCGCCGCAATGCCATCGCCGAGCACCTGCCGGTGATCACCGATCCCGACCGGCTGTTGCAGGTGCTGATCAACGTGATCGCCAATGCCCGCAAGTATTGCGATTCCGAGACGCCGGTGATCCGCATCGAAACCCGCCGCACGCCCGAGGGCGGAACCGAGATCGACATCGGCGACAACGGCTCGGGCATCGGCGCGGAAAACCGGGCGCTGATCTTCGAGAAATTCGCCCGGCTGAACGATCCGGCCCGGGCCGGCGGCGCCGGGCTGGGTCTGGCGATCTGCAAGGAAATCATGGAGTTCCTGGACGGCTCCATCGCCTATCTGCCCGGCCAGGGCGGCGCCTGCTTCCGCATCGCGCTGCCGCCACGGCCCCGCCGTCGGGCGGATATTGCCGAAAATGCCCGGGGTTAA
- a CDS encoding nucleoside triphosphate pyrophosphatase: MTTAVSAADAPAARLDGRPELVLGSASPRRLELLAQIGIVPDRVLPAEIDETPHRDEKPRDYVRRIAREKTAALLGCTDGAVLCADTAVVAGRRILGKPADAAEARHFLDLLSGRRHRVLTMVALAHQGRLRERLVETTIRFRPLSPAQIDRYLASAEWQGKAGGYAIQGRASAFVTWMQGSYSAVVGLPLAETATMLAAIGIRERVE, from the coding sequence ATGACGACGGCGGTTTCGGCAGCGGATGCGCCTGCGGCGCGGCTCGACGGCCGACCGGAACTGGTGCTCGGCTCAGCAAGCCCCCGTCGCCTGGAATTGCTGGCCCAGATCGGCATCGTCCCCGACCGCGTCCTGCCGGCCGAGATCGACGAGACCCCGCATCGGGACGAAAAGCCACGCGACTATGTCCGCCGCATCGCGCGCGAAAAGACCGCCGCCCTGCTCGGCTGCACGGATGGTGCCGTCCTCTGCGCCGACACCGCGGTCGTCGCCGGCCGCCGGATCCTGGGCAAACCGGCGGACGCGGCAGAAGCCCGGCATTTTCTGGACCTGCTTTCGGGACGGCGGCATCGCGTCCTGACCATGGTGGCGCTGGCTCATCAGGGCCGCTTGCGCGAGCGCCTGGTCGAGACGACCATCCGCTTCCGCCCGCTCTCGCCGGCGCAGATCGACCGCTATCTGGCTTCGGCAGAGTGGCAGGGCAAGGCCGGCGGCTATGCGATCCAAGGCCGCGCCTCGGCCTTCGTGACCTGGATGCAGGGATCATACAGCGCCGTCGTCGGCCTGCCTCTGGCCGAGACCGCGACCATGCTTGCCGCCATCGGAATTCGGGAACGGGTGGAATGA
- a CDS encoding response regulator gives MTVDVLLIEDEPSIAEAVRFILSREGWRCEQWPEGCGAVQRIRALAPRLVILDLMLPGRSGAEILAELRGDPQLRRLPVLLLSARGQANLPEGADRTLPKPFANDDLRAVVRELLDAA, from the coding sequence GTGACCGTCGACGTGCTGCTGATCGAGGACGAGCCCAGCATCGCCGAGGCGGTCCGCTTCATCCTGTCGCGCGAGGGCTGGCGCTGCGAGCAATGGCCCGAGGGCTGCGGCGCCGTCCAGCGCATCCGGGCGCTGGCGCCACGGCTGGTGATCCTGGACCTGATGCTGCCCGGCCGCAGCGGCGCCGAGATCCTGGCCGAGCTGCGCGGCGATCCGCAACTGCGGAGGCTGCCGGTGCTGCTGCTCAGCGCGCGCGGCCAGGCCAACCTGCCCGAAGGCGCCGACCGCACCCTGCCCAAGCCCTTCGCCAATGACGACCTGCGCGCCGTGGTGCGCGAATTGCTGGACGCCGCATGA
- the gdhA gene encoding NADP-specific glutamate dehydrogenase, whose protein sequence is MPQIDDKLAPIYEEVVRRNAGEPEFHQAVREVLESLGRVVAKRPDYLEDALIERICEPERQIIFRVPWTDDKGRVQINRGFRVQFSSAMGPYKGGLRFHPSVNVGIIKFLGFEQIFKNALTGLPIGGGKGGSDFDPKGRSDGEIMRFCQSFMTELYRHLGEYTDVPAGDIGVGAREIGYMFGQYKRLTNRYEAGVLTGKGLFYGGSLARKEATGYGNTYFTQAMLQTGGSDFDGKRVVVSGSGNVAVYTIEKVQEFGGKVLACSDSSGYVVDEGGIDLDLLKEIKEVRRGRISQYLRMKGEGNGAYFVKSGEGSIWDVACDVAMPSATQNELTGKDAKKLVANGVTAVGEGANMPCTPEAIRAFQQAGVKFGPGKAANAGGVATSALEMQQNASRDRWSFEKTEAKLAEIMRDIHDSCYSTAEEFGAPGDYVIGANIAGFIRVAEPMRAFGVI, encoded by the coding sequence ATGCCGCAGATCGATGACAAGCTGGCCCCCATCTATGAGGAAGTGGTCCGCCGCAACGCCGGCGAGCCCGAGTTTCATCAGGCCGTCCGCGAAGTGCTGGAAAGCCTGGGCCGGGTGGTCGCCAAGCGCCCGGACTATCTCGAAGACGCGCTGATCGAGCGCATCTGCGAGCCCGAGCGCCAGATCATCTTCCGCGTGCCGTGGACCGATGACAAGGGCCGGGTGCAGATCAATCGCGGCTTCCGGGTGCAGTTCTCCTCGGCCATGGGCCCTTACAAGGGTGGGCTGCGCTTCCACCCTTCGGTGAATGTCGGGATCATCAAGTTCCTCGGCTTCGAGCAGATCTTCAAGAACGCGCTGACCGGCCTGCCCATCGGCGGCGGCAAGGGCGGCTCGGACTTCGATCCCAAGGGGCGCTCGGACGGCGAGATCATGCGCTTCTGCCAAAGCTTCATGACAGAGCTTTACCGCCATCTGGGCGAATATACCGACGTGCCGGCGGGCGATATCGGCGTCGGCGCGCGCGAGATCGGTTACATGTTCGGCCAGTACAAGCGCCTGACCAACCGCTACGAGGCCGGCGTGCTGACCGGCAAGGGGCTGTTCTATGGCGGCTCGCTGGCCCGGAAAGAGGCGACCGGCTACGGCAACACCTATTTCACCCAGGCCATGCTGCAGACCGGCGGCAGCGATTTCGACGGCAAGCGCGTCGTCGTCTCGGGCTCGGGCAATGTCGCCGTCTACACCATCGAGAAGGTGCAGGAATTCGGCGGCAAGGTGCTGGCCTGCTCGGACAGCTCGGGCTATGTCGTGGACGAGGGCGGCATCGACCTTGATCTCCTCAAGGAAATCAAGGAGGTGCGGCGCGGCCGCATCTCGCAATACCTGCGGATGAAGGGCGAGGGCAACGGCGCCTATTTCGTGAAGTCCGGCGAAGGCTCGATCTGGGACGTGGCCTGCGACGTCGCCATGCCCTCGGCCACCCAGAACGAGCTGACCGGCAAGGATGCCAAGAAGCTGGTGGCGAACGGCGTGACGGCAGTCGGCGAGGGCGCGAACATGCCCTGCACGCCCGAGGCGATCCGCGCCTTCCAGCAGGCCGGCGTCAAGTTCGGCCCCGGCAAGGCGGCGAATGCCGGCGGCGTCGCCACCTCGGCGCTGGAGATGCAGCAGAACGCCTCGCGCGACCGCTGGTCCTTCGAGAAGACCGAGGCGAAGCTGGCCGAGATCATGCGCGACATCCATGACAGCTGCTACAGCACCGCCGAGGAATTCGGCGCCCCCGGCGATTACGTGATCGGCGCCAATATCGCCGGCTTCATCCGCGTCGCCGAGCCGATGCGCGCCTTCGGCGTGATCTGA
- the infA gene encoding translation initiation factor IF-1 produces the protein MAKEEMLEFPGVVKELLPNATFRVELENGHEIIAHMAGKMRKNRIRVLAGDKVQVEMNTYDLTKGRINYRFK, from the coding sequence ATGGCCAAGGAAGAAATGCTCGAATTTCCCGGCGTCGTGAAGGAACTCCTGCCCAATGCGACATTCCGGGTCGAGCTAGAGAACGGCCATGAGATCATCGCACATATGGCAGGAAAGATGCGCAAGAACCGCATCCGGGTCCTTGCCGGCGACAAGGTTCAGGTGGAAATGAACACCTACGACCTGACGAAGGGGCGGATCAATTACCGCTTCAAGTAA
- a CDS encoding FliM/FliN family flagellar motor C-terminal domain-containing protein, translating into MDNAATARAARTDIGGTEPGTIAAAAPASVLRRWIAARERARVLPDTAGSRVTPEFRIERAVATALGRAAEKQARLPVFVEHVELAGMTLPELPEFLPERALLAIVEGRRDAIGVVAICPALLTSLIEMQAIGRVTARPAQPRKPTRTDATLAADFVNALLAELARECVSGGEGVPDFGTFRYATYMDDPRPLTLMLEDAPMSRLTLRFRIGAGGQRDAVLMIALPAETGPGLPRADSAKGAEATLPASAPPPAAPASLAGIVRDTPIRLAGILCRRKISLQQLRNLGPGSLIPLPQNVLDEARIETPLGQLLARGRLGEADGFHAIRLRDLAREAAHAPEIRQAAWETDGLALPGQPAAAATQRMATPPEPPLSDRDDPDAFRPDGPDPAAPPFRATG; encoded by the coding sequence ATGGATAACGCAGCAACGGCACGGGCGGCCCGCACCGATATCGGCGGGACGGAACCGGGCACCATCGCCGCCGCGGCCCCGGCTTCGGTCCTGCGCCGCTGGATCGCCGCCAGGGAAAGGGCGCGGGTGCTGCCGGATACCGCCGGCAGTCGGGTCACGCCGGAATTCCGCATCGAACGCGCGGTGGCCACCGCGCTTGGCCGCGCCGCCGAAAAGCAGGCCCGGCTGCCGGTTTTCGTGGAACATGTCGAACTGGCGGGCATGACCTTGCCGGAACTGCCGGAATTCCTGCCCGAACGCGCATTGCTTGCCATTGTCGAGGGCCGGCGGGACGCGATCGGCGTGGTGGCGATCTGCCCCGCCTTGCTGACCTCGCTGATCGAGATGCAGGCCATCGGCCGGGTCACCGCGCGCCCGGCGCAACCACGCAAGCCCACCCGCACCGACGCGACCCTGGCGGCGGATTTCGTCAATGCGCTGCTGGCCGAACTGGCGCGGGAATGTGTCAGCGGGGGCGAGGGGGTGCCGGATTTCGGCACCTTCCGCTATGCCACCTATATGGACGATCCCCGGCCGCTGACTCTGATGCTCGAAGACGCCCCGATGTCCCGTCTGACCCTGCGCTTTCGCATCGGCGCGGGCGGTCAGCGCGACGCGGTGCTGATGATCGCGCTTCCGGCCGAGACGGGGCCCGGGTTGCCTCGTGCCGACAGCGCCAAAGGGGCCGAGGCGACCCTGCCGGCATCGGCCCCGCCCCCCGCCGCCCCGGCCTCGCTGGCCGGAATCGTGCGGGACACGCCGATCCGGCTGGCCGGGATTCTGTGCCGCCGCAAGATCAGCCTGCAACAGTTGCGCAATCTCGGGCCGGGCTCGCTGATTCCGCTGCCGCAGAACGTGCTGGACGAAGCGCGGATCGAAACCCCGCTCGGCCAGCTTCTGGCCCGCGGCCGCCTGGGCGAGGCGGACGGTTTCCACGCCATCCGGCTGCGGGATCTGGCCCGGGAAGCGGCACATGCGCCGGAAATCCGCCAAGCCGCCTGGGAAACGGACGGCCTTGCGCTTCCGGGTCAGCCGGCAGCCGCGGCGACGCAGCGCATGGCGACCCCGCCCGAACCGCCCCTCTCGGACCGCGACGATCCCGACGCCTTCCGCCCGGACGGGCCGGACCCGGCCGCGCCGCCGTTCCGCGCGACCGGCTAA
- the ccrA gene encoding crotonyl-CoA carboxylase/reductase: MALDQPTPIAPYDAPEKDLYEIGEMPPLGYVPKQMYAWAIRRERHGEPDKAMQIEVVETPPIDSNEVLVLVMAAGVNYNGIWAGLGVPISPFDGHGAPYHIAGSDASGIVWAVGDKVKNWKVGDEVVIHCNQDDGNDEECNGGDPMYSPSQRIWGYETPDGSFAQFTRVQAQQLMKRPRHLTWEESACYTLTLATAYRMLFGHEPHELKPGMNVLVWGASGGLGSFAIQLINAAGANAIGVISDEDKREFVMSLGAKGVINRKDFKCWGQLPTVNTPEYKEWFAEARKFGKAIWDITGKGNNVDIVFEHPGEATFPVSTLVCKKGGMVVICAGTSGFNCTFDVRYMWMHQKRLQGSHFAHLKQASAANKLMLERRIDPCMSEVFPWAEIPQAHLKMLRNQHKPGNMAVLVQSPVTGLRTFEDALETGRR; encoded by the coding sequence ATGGCCCTGGACCAACCGACCCCGATCGCGCCCTATGACGCACCGGAAAAGGACCTTTACGAGATCGGCGAGATGCCGCCCCTGGGCTATGTGCCCAAGCAGATGTACGCTTGGGCCATCCGCCGCGAACGCCATGGCGAACCCGACAAGGCCATGCAGATCGAGGTGGTCGAGACCCCGCCGATCGACAGCAACGAGGTGCTGGTGCTGGTGATGGCGGCCGGCGTCAACTACAACGGCATCTGGGCCGGCCTCGGCGTGCCGATCAGCCCCTTCGACGGCCACGGCGCCCCTTATCACATCGCGGGCTCCGACGCCTCGGGCATCGTCTGGGCGGTGGGCGACAAGGTCAAGAACTGGAAGGTCGGGGATGAGGTCGTCATCCATTGCAACCAGGACGACGGCAACGACGAGGAATGCAACGGCGGCGACCCGATGTATTCGCCCAGCCAGCGCATCTGGGGCTACGAAACGCCGGATGGCAGCTTCGCCCAGTTCACCCGGGTGCAGGCCCAGCAGCTGATGAAGCGGCCGCGCCACCTGACCTGGGAGGAATCGGCCTGCTACACGCTGACGCTGGCCACCGCCTATCGCATGCTGTTCGGGCACGAGCCGCATGAACTGAAGCCGGGCATGAACGTGCTGGTCTGGGGCGCCTCGGGCGGCTTGGGCAGCTTCGCCATCCAGCTGATCAACGCGGCGGGCGCGAACGCCATCGGCGTCATCAGCGACGAGGACAAGCGCGAATTCGTCATGTCGCTGGGCGCCAAGGGCGTGATCAACCGCAAGGACTTCAAGTGCTGGGGGCAGCTGCCCACGGTGAACACCCCCGAATACAAGGAGTGGTTCGCCGAGGCGCGCAAGTTCGGCAAGGCGATCTGGGACATCACCGGCAAGGGCAACAACGTGGATATCGTCTTCGAGCATCCCGGCGAGGCGACCTTCCCGGTCTCGACCCTGGTCTGCAAGAAGGGCGGCATGGTGGTGATCTGCGCCGGCACCTCGGGCTTCAACTGCACCTTCGACGTGCGCTACATGTGGATGCACCAGAAGCGCCTGCAAGGCAGCCATTTCGCGCATCTGAAGCAGGCGAGCGCCGCGAACAAGCTGATGCTGGAACGCCGCATCGACCCTTGCATGTCCGAGGTCTTCCCCTGGGCGGAGATCCCGCAGGCGCATCTGAAAATGCTGCGCAACCAGCACAAGCCCGGCAACATGGCGGTGCTGGTGCAGTCGCCGGTCACCGGCCTGCGCACCTTTGAGGACGCGCTGGAGACGGGGCGCCGCTGA
- a CDS encoding gamma-glutamyl kinase, with protein MLIFVKPRIVLLSVPKTGTTALEEALSPQAEIAFRARAEIKHLNLRQYLNRIRPLLSPLGGPEFQTVAVVREPLDWLRSWYRFRARDRLIGHANSTAHVSFETFVRDYLRPGDRPDYARLGRQSEFLTDNAGGIAVDHVFRYEAMPALVAFLSERLGSAVDLPRRNVSPQAATDLAPETETRLRAELAPEYAIWQAARQAP; from the coding sequence ATGCTGATCTTCGTCAAGCCCCGCATCGTGCTGCTGTCGGTTCCCAAGACCGGCACCACCGCGCTGGAAGAAGCGCTTTCGCCGCAGGCCGAGATCGCCTTTCGCGCGCGGGCCGAGATCAAGCACCTGAACCTGCGGCAGTATCTCAACCGCATCCGGCCGCTGCTGTCCCCGCTGGGCGGGCCGGAGTTCCAGACCGTGGCGGTGGTGCGCGAGCCGCTGGACTGGCTGCGCAGCTGGTATCGCTTCCGCGCCCGCGATCGCCTGATCGGCCATGCCAACAGCACCGCCCATGTCAGCTTCGAAACCTTCGTCCGGGACTACCTGCGCCCCGGCGACCGGCCCGATTATGCCCGGCTGGGCCGACAGTCGGAATTCCTGACCGACAACGCGGGCGGCATCGCCGTCGACCATGTCTTCCGCTACGAGGCGATGCCGGCGCTGGTCGCCTTCCTGTCGGAACGGCTGGGCAGCGCCGTCGACCTGCCGCGCCGCAACGTCTCGCCGCAGGCCGCGACCGACCTTGCGCCCGAGACCGAGACGCGGCTGCGCGCGGAACTGGCGCCGGAATACGCGATCTGGCAGGCGGCGCGTCAGGCGCCGTAA
- the yacG gene encoding DNA gyrase inhibitor YacG — MKCPICGKPASDRYRPFCSRRCADVDLARWFRGDYRIPGEPVPRDGEEE; from the coding sequence ATGAAATGCCCCATCTGCGGCAAGCCCGCCTCTGACCGCTACCGTCCCTTCTGTTCCCGGCGCTGCGCCGATGTCGACCTGGCGCGGTGGTTCCGCGGCGATTACCGCATCCCGGGCGAACCGGTTCCGCGCGACGGCGAGGAGGAGTGA
- a CDS encoding ribonuclease E/G codes for MKGRQIVLGRLFGRDAAALMQDGQLEDLIVDPAGVTPLAPGAICRAKVDRLVKGQGGVFLRLPEGARGFLRDRSGLREGQSLLIQISGCAEDGKAIPVSARLNFRGRHVIVTPGIQGVNVSRRIRDAALRDTLVQLGESALEGQAEPPGIVFRSVSASAAEAEVMTELRQLLDLAGAVLADQEGLPELLLDAPEPAEQAWQDWADPPPDAIEDHPDAFEMSGAEAAAHRLLGPRVELGGGAWAEIEALRALVAIDVNTGSDHSPAAGLKANIALARDLPRQLRLRGLGGQIVVDFAPMPKRDRGTLEQVLRAAFRTETAETVLIGWTAMGLYEISRKRDRIALSRLAEPEQDR; via the coding sequence ATGAAGGGCCGACAAATCGTTCTGGGCCGGCTTTTCGGCCGCGACGCCGCCGCGCTGATGCAAGATGGCCAGCTCGAGGATCTGATCGTCGATCCGGCCGGCGTCACGCCGCTGGCCCCCGGCGCCATCTGCCGGGCCAAGGTCGACCGCCTCGTGAAGGGCCAGGGCGGCGTGTTCCTGCGCCTGCCCGAGGGCGCGCGCGGTTTCCTGCGCGACCGCTCCGGCCTGCGCGAGGGACAATCGTTGCTGATCCAGATCAGCGGCTGCGCCGAGGACGGCAAGGCGATTCCGGTCTCGGCCAGACTGAATTTCCGCGGTCGGCATGTGATCGTCACGCCCGGCATCCAGGGGGTGAACGTCTCGCGCCGCATCCGCGACGCCGCGCTGCGCGACACGCTCGTCCAGCTGGGCGAAAGCGCCCTGGAGGGCCAGGCCGAACCGCCCGGCATCGTTTTCCGCAGCGTCTCGGCCTCCGCTGCGGAAGCCGAGGTCATGACAGAGCTGCGTCAGCTTCTGGACCTGGCCGGCGCCGTTCTCGCCGATCAGGAAGGCCTGCCGGAACTGCTGCTCGACGCGCCGGAACCGGCCGAACAGGCCTGGCAGGACTGGGCCGATCCGCCACCCGACGCGATCGAGGATCACCCCGATGCCTTCGAGATGAGCGGCGCCGAGGCGGCGGCGCACCGATTGCTTGGACCGCGCGTTGAGCTGGGCGGCGGCGCCTGGGCCGAGATCGAGGCTCTGCGGGCGCTGGTCGCCATCGACGTGAATACCGGCAGCGACCATTCGCCTGCCGCCGGACTGAAGGCCAACATCGCCCTGGCGCGCGATCTGCCGCGGCAGCTGCGTCTGCGCGGGCTCGGCGGCCAGATCGTGGTGGATTTCGCGCCGATGCCCAAGCGCGACCGCGGCACGCTCGAACAGGTGCTGCGCGCCGCCTTCCGCACAGAGACCGCCGAAACCGTGTTGATCGGCTGGACTGCCATGGGTCTTTACGAGATCAGCCGCAAGCGCGACCGCATTGCGCTGTCGCGGCTGGCCGAGCCGGAGCAGGACCGATGA